A genomic window from Peromyscus maniculatus bairdii isolate BWxNUB_F1_BW_parent chromosome 1, HU_Pman_BW_mat_3.1, whole genome shotgun sequence includes:
- the LOC143270372 gene encoding membrane-spanning 4-domains subfamily A member 4D-like isoform X2, producing the protein MTTVQRIEQTIIEVVPRDVQPSEKSVIRSQLWKESTEKFLKGEPKVLGVMQVMIALINLSLGVIMMNLEYPRLILSVDLWAPVWGSITFMLSGSLSIAAAVRTTKGLVTSSITLNTISSVVAAATSIIGFMSVLTNAFATAISYTFRVVVGMDALMFILNVLGFCITVSIAAFGCKASCCTSSEVVVVLPANPAVSAAAPPMPLQPLVPTVYQQQGVPENLYKNPTGGRVQF; encoded by the exons ATGACAACTGTGCAAAGAATAGAACAGACCATCATAGAGGTGGTCCCTAGAGATGTTCAGCCCTCAGAGAAGTCTGTTATAAGGTCACAACTGTGGAAAGAGAGCACGGAGAAATTCTTGAAGGGGGAACCCAAAGTCCTAGGG GTTATGCAAGTTATGATTGCTCTCATAAACCTCAGCTTGGGTGTAATAATGATGAATTTGGAATATCCCCGGCTAATCCTTTCAGTGGACCTATGGGCCCCAGTTTGGGGGTCAATCACG TTCATGCTCTCAGGGTCCTTGTCCATTGCAGCAGCAGTGAGAACTACAAAGGGActg GTCACCAGCAGTATAACTTTGAACACCATTAGCTCTGTGGTGGCTGCAGCAACAAGTATAATCGGTTTCATGAGTGTGCTTACAAATGCATTTGCTACTGCTATTTCTTATACATTCAGAGTTGTTGTG GGTATGGATGCTTTGATGTTCATTTTAAATGTGCTAGGATTCTGCATTACTGTGTCCATTGCTGCCTTTGGGTGTAAGGCATCCTGTTGTACCTCCAGTGAG GTTGTGGTAGTTCTGCCAGCAAATCCTGCTGTGTCAGCAGCAGCACCCCCCATGCCACTTCAACCATTGGTACCAACAGTATACCAACAACAAGGAGTTCCGGAAAATCTATACAAGAATCCCACTGGAGGAAGAGTCCaattctga